One Frankia alni ACN14a DNA window includes the following coding sequences:
- a CDS encoding D-alanine--D-alanine ligase family protein gives MTDLGRVLILAGGLSPEREVSLRSGGRLRDALTRIGVEAELADVDAATLPALAADPPDVVFPVLHGTSGEDGTIREVLDLYDLPYVGAAPPACRVAFDKATAKAAVGAAGVATPAAVTLPREAFHDLGAAALIERIVARLGLPVVVKPRAGGSAFGVSRVDDAGGLAEALMSCFGYHDSALIERAVSGVEITVGVVEVGDGPVALPAVEIEPAAGVYDYAARYTAGATAFFTPARLDDAVLRAAAATAVTAHRVLGLRDLSRTDMIVDAAGVAQFLEVNVAPGMTDTSTWPMGLHAAGLDLAVVCRDLAARARDRSGTPRR, from the coding sequence TTGACCGATCTGGGCCGTGTGCTGATCCTCGCCGGGGGGCTGTCGCCCGAGCGGGAGGTGTCGCTGCGATCGGGCGGGAGGCTGCGCGACGCGCTGACCCGCATCGGGGTCGAGGCCGAGCTGGCCGACGTCGATGCCGCGACGCTGCCCGCGCTGGCCGCCGACCCGCCCGACGTGGTGTTCCCCGTGCTGCACGGGACGTCGGGTGAGGACGGCACGATCCGGGAGGTCCTGGACCTCTACGACCTGCCCTACGTGGGCGCCGCGCCGCCGGCCTGCCGGGTGGCGTTCGACAAGGCGACGGCGAAGGCGGCCGTCGGCGCCGCCGGGGTGGCGACGCCGGCGGCGGTGACGTTGCCCCGCGAGGCGTTCCACGACCTGGGCGCCGCCGCGCTGATCGAGCGGATCGTGGCCCGGCTCGGGCTGCCGGTCGTGGTGAAGCCCCGCGCGGGCGGGTCGGCGTTCGGGGTCAGCCGGGTCGACGACGCCGGCGGGCTCGCCGAGGCGCTGATGAGCTGCTTCGGCTATCACGACTCGGCCCTGATCGAACGGGCCGTCAGCGGCGTCGAGATCACCGTCGGCGTCGTCGAGGTCGGCGACGGGCCGGTCGCGTTGCCGGCCGTCGAGATCGAGCCGGCCGCGGGGGTGTACGACTACGCCGCCCGTTACACCGCGGGTGCCACCGCGTTCTTCACCCCGGCGCGCCTCGACGACGCGGTGCTGCGCGCCGCCGCCGCGACCGCCGTGACCGCGCACCGCGTGCTGGGCCTGCGCGACCTGTCCCGCACCGACATGATCGTCGACGCGGCCGGCGTCGCGCAGTTCCTGGAGGTCAACGTGGCCCCCGGCATGACCGACACGAGCACCTGGCCGATGGGCCTGCACGCCGCCGGCCTCGACCTCGCCGTCGTCTGCCGCGACCTGGCGGCCCGGGCACGAGACCGCAGCGGCACCCCACGCAGGTGA
- a CDS encoding aminotransferase-like domain-containing protein, translating into MIASEVRALFAVASRPEIVSLAGGMPAVDALPLETVAATVSELVLSRGAVALQYGSAQGDPGLRARICDVMAMEGITDAHPDNVVVTAGSQQALDLLTRVFVDPGDVVVTEGPTYVTAINTFAAYQARIVHVPMDGDGLSPSALAQTLERLAAEGARVKLLYTVPTFQNPGGITLTPPRRAEVLEICRRAGVLVVEDNPYGLLSFTGEPVRAMRADAPDDVVYLGSFSKTLAPGLRVGWALAPAPVTARLVLAAESAILSQSMFTQLVVERYLATQPWAEQVKVFREMYRERRDAMLDALAESMPAGATWTRPDGGFFVWVTLPGGVDTRAMLPRAIAARVAYVPGAGFYADGSGGSSMRLSFCYPPPERIRDGVGRLGRVVRDELDLRDTFAARP; encoded by the coding sequence ATGATCGCGAGCGAGGTTCGGGCGCTGTTCGCGGTCGCCTCCCGGCCCGAGATCGTGTCGCTCGCCGGGGGCATGCCGGCGGTCGACGCGCTGCCGCTGGAGACGGTCGCCGCGACCGTGTCGGAGCTGGTGCTGAGCCGGGGGGCGGTGGCGCTGCAGTACGGCTCGGCGCAGGGCGATCCGGGTCTGCGGGCACGGATCTGCGACGTCATGGCGATGGAGGGCATCACCGACGCCCATCCCGACAACGTGGTCGTGACCGCGGGTTCGCAGCAGGCGCTGGACCTGCTCACCCGCGTGTTCGTCGATCCCGGCGACGTCGTCGTCACCGAGGGGCCCACCTACGTCACGGCGATCAACACGTTCGCGGCCTACCAGGCGCGGATCGTGCACGTGCCGATGGACGGCGACGGCCTGTCGCCGAGCGCGCTCGCGCAGACGCTGGAGCGCCTCGCCGCCGAGGGCGCCCGGGTGAAGCTGCTCTACACGGTCCCGACCTTCCAGAATCCCGGCGGGATCACCCTGACGCCGCCGCGGCGGGCCGAGGTGCTGGAGATCTGCCGGCGTGCCGGGGTGCTGGTCGTCGAGGACAACCCGTACGGGCTGCTGTCGTTCACGGGTGAGCCGGTGCGGGCGATGCGCGCCGACGCCCCCGACGACGTGGTGTACCTGGGGTCGTTCTCGAAGACGCTGGCGCCGGGCCTGCGGGTCGGGTGGGCGCTGGCCCCGGCGCCGGTGACGGCCCGGCTCGTGCTGGCCGCGGAGTCGGCGATCCTGTCCCAGTCGATGTTCACCCAGCTGGTGGTCGAACGTTATCTGGCGACCCAGCCGTGGGCGGAACAGGTGAAGGTGTTCCGGGAGATGTACCGGGAGCGTCGCGACGCGATGCTCGACGCCCTGGCCGAGTCGATGCCCGCCGGCGCGACCTGGACCCGGCCGGACGGCGGGTTCTTCGTCTGGGTGACGCTGCCGGGCGGGGTGGACACCAGGGCGATGCTGCCGCGGGCGATCGCCGCCCGGGTCGCCTACGTCCCCGGGGCCGGGTTCTACGCCGACGGGTCGGGTGGCAGCAGCATGCGGCTGTCGTTCTGCTACCCACCACCCGAGCGCATCCGCGACGGGGTCGGCCGGCTGGGCCGGGTCGTGCGGGACGAGCTGGACCTCCGCGACACCTTCGCCGCCCGCCCATGA
- a CDS encoding IS5-like element ISFal3A family transposase, translating into MLSVVAWVEVDVVVRSVVDGLVMVRSDPYPSDLSDAEWALVEPLLPPVSKDGRKEAHPRREIVNAILYVTHAGCSWRSLPRDFPPWETVYGFFARWHDKGVIARVHDALRDTSRELEGRDRQPTAGVIDPQSVKGAQTVDAATRGYDAGKKVNGRKRFLITDTLGLLLSVLVLPASVQDRDGGRRIMVDHYFDHWQCRHLFADGGFAGRFVDWAGEVMKTSVDIVRKNPGQRGFEALPKRWVVERTFSWITAHRRLARISFTRPDVVAQSGQRATVPAAAATCTVDEPSASRSTNSTSKPARPSNPAPVS; encoded by the coding sequence GTGCTGAGTGTGGTCGCCTGGGTCGAGGTCGACGTGGTGGTGCGGTCGGTGGTGGACGGTCTGGTGATGGTTCGGTCTGACCCGTATCCCTCTGATCTGTCCGACGCGGAGTGGGCGTTGGTGGAGCCGTTGCTGCCGCCGGTGTCGAAGGATGGGCGGAAGGAGGCGCATCCTCGCCGGGAGATCGTGAACGCGATTCTGTATGTGACGCACGCGGGGTGTAGCTGGCGGTCGTTGCCGCGGGACTTCCCGCCGTGGGAGACGGTCTACGGCTTCTTCGCCCGCTGGCATGACAAGGGCGTGATCGCGAGGGTTCATGATGCGTTGCGGGACACCTCCCGTGAGCTCGAGGGCAGGGATCGGCAGCCGACGGCGGGGGTGATCGACCCGCAGTCGGTGAAGGGCGCCCAGACGGTGGATGCGGCGACCCGCGGCTACGACGCGGGCAAGAAGGTGAACGGTCGTAAGCGGTTCCTCATCACGGACACCCTCGGGCTGCTGCTCAGCGTGCTCGTGTTGCCAGCCAGTGTCCAGGACCGCGACGGCGGCAGACGAATCATGGTGGATCACTACTTCGATCACTGGCAGTGCCGTCATTTGTTCGCGGACGGTGGATTCGCCGGACGTTTCGTCGACTGGGCCGGTGAGGTCATGAAGACCAGCGTCGACATCGTCCGGAAGAACCCCGGGCAGCGCGGTTTCGAGGCTCTCCCGAAACGTTGGGTCGTGGAACGAACCTTCTCGTGGATCACCGCGCACCGCCGGCTCGCGCGCATCTCCTTCACCCGACCCGACGTCGTCGCGCAGTCCGGGCAGCGGGCCACCGTCCCCGCCGCCGCGGCCACGTGCACCGTCGACGAACCGTCCGCCTCCCGCTCCACCAACTCGACCTCGAAACCCGCCAGGCCCAGCAACCCGGCGCCCGTCTCCTGA
- a CDS encoding transporter substrate-binding domain-containing protein yields the protein MSRPGQKLDRQIRPYAHSLGSGLSSVHRSTLTHAVGGLDMALFRGQRRHALIGLLLLTAFLALALPVAPARAAAPAAPGSATATGTSGSTITVGIKELDPFVGKDGAGQNSGFSIDLWNDIARRNGWNTKFVWYDSVQHLVDAARDNKIDAAISGISITADREAEVDFSYPMFDAGLQILTNDTPAGLDVSHQLSNFLSPATGRYLVALLFMLVLAGAITSAVTRSSSRQRWHRRMGDGMFRAAAIGLAGDLGSPQRPVVKIVTLAWLIAGLVFVSLFTASITTQLTVKSIRTGITGVSDLPGKRVVTVRGSTAESYLRRHDISPRTVASIDAAYPLLRNSDADAIVYDSPVLQHHIDVAAGQKETLAAAVFDPEEYGIAFPTGSTLRKKVNAAILQMHADDTYNELRDRYFDSHS from the coding sequence GTGTCGCGACCCGGACAGAAGCTGGACAGACAAATTCGTCCCTATGCACACTCGCTCGGCAGCGGACTTAGTTCGGTGCACCGTTCGACCTTGACCCACGCGGTAGGGGGCTTGGACATGGCTTTGTTCAGGGGGCAGCGCCGGCACGCGCTGATCGGGCTCCTTCTCCTCACGGCATTCCTGGCGCTGGCGCTGCCCGTGGCGCCGGCCCGGGCGGCCGCGCCTGCGGCGCCCGGCAGCGCGACGGCCACCGGCACGTCCGGAAGCACGATCACGGTCGGCATCAAGGAGCTCGACCCGTTCGTCGGCAAGGACGGTGCCGGCCAGAACTCCGGATTCAGCATCGACCTGTGGAACGACATCGCCCGGCGCAACGGCTGGAACACGAAGTTCGTCTGGTACGACAGCGTGCAGCATCTCGTCGACGCGGCCAGGGACAACAAGATCGACGCAGCGATCTCCGGGATTTCGATCACTGCCGACCGGGAGGCGGAAGTCGATTTCTCCTACCCGATGTTCGATGCCGGGCTGCAGATCCTCACCAACGACACCCCCGCCGGGCTCGATGTCTCCCACCAGCTTTCGAACTTCCTCTCCCCCGCCACCGGACGCTATCTCGTGGCGCTGCTGTTCATGCTGGTCCTCGCCGGTGCCATCACCTCGGCCGTGACCAGGAGCAGCAGCAGACAACGCTGGCACCGGCGGATGGGTGACGGGATGTTCCGGGCTGCCGCCATCGGCCTCGCCGGCGACCTGGGCAGTCCGCAGCGGCCGGTCGTAAAAATCGTCACGCTGGCCTGGCTCATCGCCGGGCTCGTGTTCGTCTCCCTGTTCACCGCGTCCATCACGACCCAGCTCACCGTGAAATCCATCCGGACGGGCATCACCGGGGTCTCCGACCTGCCCGGAAAGCGGGTGGTGACCGTCCGCGGCTCCACCGCCGAGAGCTACCTGCGCCGCCACGACATCTCGCCCCGCACCGTGGCGTCGATCGACGCCGCCTACCCGTTGCTGCGAAACAGCGACGCGGACGCCATCGTCTACGATTCACCCGTCCTGCAGCACCACATTGACGTCGCGGCCGGGCAGAAAGAGACCCTCGCGGCGGCGGTCTTCGACCCGGAGGAGTACGGCATCGCCTTCCCCACCGGCAGCACCCTGCGAAAGAAGGTCAATGCCGCCATCCTGCAGATGCACGCTGACGACACCTACAACGAACTCCGCGACCGCTATTTCGACAGCCATTCCTGA
- a CDS encoding IS5-like element ISFal3B family transposase — translation MLSVVAWVEVDVVVRSVVDGLVMVRSDPYPSDLSDAEWALVEPLLPPVSKDGRKEAHPRREIVNPILYVTHAGCSWRSLPRDFPPWETVYGFFARWHDKGVIARVHDALRDTSRELEGRDRQPTAGVIDPQSVKGAQTVDAATRGYDAGKKVNGRKRFLITDTLGLLLSVLVLPASVQDRDGGRRIMVDHYFDHWQCRHLFADGGFAGRFVDWAGEVMKTSVDIVRKNPGQRGFEALPKRWVVERTFSWITAHRRLARDYERKPATSETFIRLAMIRTMVRRLPRQLAHSGQTTPSTTEGSRNKI, via the coding sequence GTGCTGAGTGTGGTCGCCTGGGTCGAGGTCGACGTGGTGGTGCGGTCGGTGGTGGACGGTCTGGTGATGGTTCGGTCTGACCCGTATCCCTCTGATCTGTCCGACGCGGAGTGGGCGTTGGTGGAGCCGTTGCTGCCGCCGGTGTCGAAGGATGGGCGGAAGGAGGCGCATCCTCGCCGGGAGATCGTGAACCCGATTCTGTATGTGACGCACGCGGGGTGTAGCTGGCGGTCGTTGCCGCGGGACTTCCCGCCGTGGGAGACGGTCTACGGCTTCTTCGCCCGCTGGCATGACAAGGGCGTGATCGCGAGGGTTCATGATGCGTTGCGGGACACCTCCCGTGAGCTCGAGGGCAGGGATCGGCAGCCGACGGCGGGGGTGATCGACCCGCAGTCGGTGAAGGGCGCCCAGACGGTGGATGCGGCGACCCGCGGCTACGACGCGGGCAAGAAGGTGAACGGTCGTAAGCGGTTCCTCATCACGGACACCCTCGGGCTGCTGCTCAGCGTGCTCGTGTTGCCAGCCAGTGTCCAGGACCGCGACGGCGGCAGACGAATCATGGTGGATCACTACTTCGATCACTGGCAGTGCCGTCATTTGTTCGCGGACGGTGGATTCGCCGGACGTTTCGTCGACTGGGCCGGTGAGGTCATGAAGACCAGCGTCGACATCGTCCGGAAGAACCCCGGGCAGCGCGGTTTCGAGGCTCTCCCGAAACGTTGGGTCGTGGAACGAACCTTCTCGTGGATCACCGCGCACCGCCGGCTCGCGCGCGACTATGAAAGAAAACCCGCCACCTCCGAGACCTTCATCCGCCTCGCCATGATCCGAACCATGGTGAGGCGTCTTCCGCGCCAGCTCGCGCACAGCGGCCAGACCACACCATCAACTACAGAGGGTAGCCGGAACAAGATCTAA